The Cucurbita pepo subsp. pepo cultivar mu-cu-16 chromosome LG08, ASM280686v2, whole genome shotgun sequence genome contains a region encoding:
- the LOC111800719 gene encoding serine/threonine-protein kinase HT1-like → MDSRGNEDKSLNSKDASMGSISSKDMIFRADKIDLKNLDMQLEKHLSRVWSKSVGVETQKPKEEWEIDLSKLDIRYVVAHGTYGTVFRGTYDNQDVAVKLLDWGEDGLATSAETAALRASFQQEVAVWHKLDHPNVTKFVGASMGATNLKIPSNGSSMDGQNSLPSRACCVVVEYLPGGTLKQYLIRNRKKKLAFKVVIQIALHLSRGLSYLHSKKIVHRDVKTENMLLDSQRTLKIADFGVARVEAQNPRDMTGETGTLGYMAPEVLDGKPYNRRCDVYSFGICLWEIYCCDMPYPDLSFADVSSAVVRQNLRPDIPKCCPSSLANVMKKCWDGNPSKRPEMDEVVKMLEAIDTSKGGGMVSDDQVSRCFCFGSPRGP, encoded by the exons ATGGATTCGAGAGGAAACGAGGATAAATCTCTGAACTCAAAGGATGCTAGTATGGGAAGCATTAGCAGCAAAGATATGATATTTAGAGCAGATAAGATTGATTTGAAAAACCTGGATATGCAGCTGGAAAAGCACTTGAGCCGTGTTTGGTCGAAGAGCGTTGGCGTTGAGACACAAAAGCCTAAGGAGGAGTGGGAGATTGATTTGTCTAAACTCGATATTCGATATGTCGTCGCTCACGGGACTTACGGGACGGTGTTCAGGGGTACATATGACAATCAAGATGTCGCTG TGAAGCTATTGGACTGGGGGGAGGATGGTCTTGCCACATCTGCTGAAACTGCTGCTTTGCGTGCATCGTTTCAGCAAGAGGTTGCTGTCTGGCACAAGCTTGATCATCCTAATGTTACAAAA TTTGTTGGAGCTTCAATGGGAGCTACAAATCTTAAGATTCCTTCAAATGGCTCTTCGATGGATGGTCAAAATTCCCTTCCATCTAGAGCCTGCTGTGTTGTTGTTGAGTATCTTCCTGGTGGGACATTAAAACAATACTTGATAAGGaacaggaaaaagaaacttgcCTTTAAGGTTGTGATTCAAATAGCTTTGCATCTCTCCAGAGG GCTTAGCTATCTACACTCCAAGAAGATTGTACACCGTGATGTCAAAACTGAAAATATGTTGTTAGATAGTCAAAGAACTCTCAAAATTGCTGATTTTGGGGTTGCCCGTGTCGAAGCTCAGAATCCAAGAGACATGACTGGGGAAACTGGTACTCTTGGATACATGGCCCCAGAG GTTCTTGATGGGAAGCCGTACAATAGAAGATGTGATGTCTACAGCTTTGGCATCTGCTTATGGGAAATTTACTGTTGTGATATGCCATACCCCGATCTTAGTTTTGCTGATGTCTCATCTGCTGTTGTTCGACAG aACCTACGACCTGATATCCCAAAGTGCTGTCCTAGTTCTCTGGCTAATGTGATGAAGAAATGCTGGGATGGCAACCCGTCCAAACGCCCTGAAATGGACGAGGTTGTCAAAATGTTGGAAGCCATTGATACAAGTAAAGGAGGTGGGATGGTTTCTGATGACCAAGTCTCTAGGTGCTTCTGTTTCGGCTCGCCCCGCGGTCCGTGA